Within Engraulis encrasicolus isolate BLACKSEA-1 chromosome 8, IST_EnEncr_1.0, whole genome shotgun sequence, the genomic segment ATATTGCTACCTGCAAGTTTACTGTTTATATACTTATGGAACAGTGGAGTTTTGTACCTTAGCACTGATGTCTTACGACAGATATGTGTCTATCTGTCATCCTCTACAGTACAATAGCATCATGACACCGACCAAAGTCACCTCTCTAATTGTGGCTCCGTGGCTGTTTTCATTTGTCCAGTTTGCAGTTAACGTGTCTCTGAGTGTCCGTTTGAAATTGTGTGGTAACATCATGGAGAAAGTTTGCTGTGACAACTTTATGCTTATCAGGCTGGCTTGTTCGGACACAACTATAGTCAACATATACGGCCTTTCCTTGACTATTGTTGTCATTTTCGGTCCGTTAGCACTCATTTTGTACTCGTACGGCAGGATATTCAAAGTGACTTTGAGCAAGGGACCAAACAAGAAGTCTTTAAATACATGTGTTCCTCATATTGTTTCATTGTTAAATTATTCAATAGCTGTTTCATTTGAAATGTTTCAAAGCAGGGTACCATCTAAGTTAAATGTGCCACCTATACTTCGCATAATTCTTTCAGTGTATTTTGTAATAATTACACCACTCCTCAATCCCATTATGTTTGGTCTAAAGTTAACTAAAATCAGAGATGCACATAAAAAATTATTTCATCATGTGATCGTTTTGAAATTCAGAACATGATATACGTACATGTACAGTAACATTCATGATTCATAGTACATTCATGCTTCAGTATATATGATGTCTTTTTATTTAGTTCACAGTAGAAATGCATTGATATACATAAGAAATAGCAACAGGATTGCTAGAATCTCCAAAGTCAAATACAAATCTGTTATGATTATTTTACATTAAAATGTTGGTTCAAAAAGCTGTGTTAAGTTTGCAATTACTGTTGCGTTAAAATTGTGGTAGCCTATGTTAATTGGTGTCATGTTAATGCAGGTTACCCAACACTTGCGTTTTACAATCAGCTCTGGAAGTAACATGAAtagttgaatgttaaatgttcatttgtactgtatttattattgaccacttattgttaccagtctatcacagttacctgtcctgtcttgcacttatgtcagtctgtaaaatgtcagtcctgtatatgtctatgtcctggcatggtatggtatagagagaaaacgtaattaaTTTTTCCTGGTATGACTTGTgcctatgaagaaagtgacaataaaagacttaacatacagtaataatatagtccaactagaaatgcactctgagagtgcaaacctccaccaaggaagctgattaatttttgtgacatgtcgtggtgtaatccatgcatgcctattgcctaggctatttataggctaggcctacagtgttcagagaagtgaacattcaattttaaccaaattatgtatctcttttattagctaaggcttatgtcacctcacctggttaagtttggtattagttcacctgccattgtgtgattggcaaatgtgattggtcatgccataggctataggccctaatttggaaaatattgtatcccatcgctgtactgtagcctggtgtcattgatcattcattgtgttgttataaacattttgatgattggaagcattatgcctttcatcacataattgttttgccacacTGTTAAATAGCGCAGCTATTAATATCAATCCATTATATTGCCTATAGTGAATGATATGACTACGGGGGCACCTTGGCCTTTGAGAACGATTTggtatcactgtcaaacacaagttttgattaaccttaaatgtactgtagtgaactggataccattccctccttggcgctgtctgttcatcattgatagccaacactgttaaccgttattaggctatttttccctccctccgttggctacaaacttcaacaggcgagagaaagctgatttggttgacatggaaaacactcggagaacaattaactccgcgaaagttgtgacgatatgcatgccattagcctacatatttacattatgtttgggtgctatttattgacaatacgcacctatggcttcagccatgcaggcacagcaaatccgcgcgctgtgcattctgtttggctttgtggtgactgtcgccacacaactttatttaacctttcatgtagagaactgagtacctttccctccttggcgctgtctgttcactgttaaacactgtttgcc encodes:
- the LOC134453992 gene encoding olfactory receptor 2K2-like; the protein is MHNSTQFSSVILNAYTDVGNLKYLYFIILLVWYVCIIVANVLLISVVYMDRTLHEPMYLFLCSLCVNELYGSLGLFPCLLVNMLSDSHELHLTYCYLQVYCLYTYGTVEFCTLALMSYDRYVSICHPLQYNSIMTPTKVTSLIVAPWLFSFVQFAVNVSLSVRLKLCGNIMEKVCCDNFMLIRLACSDTTIVNIYGLSLTIVVIFGPLALILYSYGRIFKVTLSKGPNKKSLNTCVPHIVSLLNYSIAVSFEMFQSRVPSKLNVPPILRIILSVYFVIITPLLNPIMFGLKLTKIRDAHKKLFHHVIVLKFRT